In the genome of Thermoproteus tenax Kra 1, the window CGTCTCCTCGTACTGTCCGGACAGAGTGAAGAGCGCGCTGACTTGGCTACGTTCAAAGCCGGACGCGACAGTGAGGGACCTATTGATGGCCTTGACGTCAGCTAAGGCCTTAGAAATACCCATAGAGTAAGAGCCTTTTCGCTCTGAGTCTTGCGCACTACTTTAAAATACGAGCCACAGAGGCTCTATGAGCTTCCCGTCTCCGACGATCAAAGAGATACTTGAAAGGTATAAGGTCATATGGGCTCTGAACCACGCCTCAAGCCTCATGGGCTGGGACAGAGAAGTGAACATGCCAGAGGAGGGCATCGGAGGGAGATCTCTGGCGGCCGCGGAGATCGCCAAGCTTGTGCAGAAACTTATGTTGGACGAGGAGTTCGTTAAACTGATCGATAAGGCAGATGGAGAAGAGTTGACTGATATTGAGAGAGGGGTGGTACGCATGTTAAAGAGGGATTTAAAGTTCTATAGAAAAGTTCCACCAGAGATAGTCGCCGAATTCGCCAAGGTGACCAGCGAGGCCTTTGTGGCCTGGCGTACGGCGAAAGAGAAGGCCGATTTCAAGGTCTTTGCCCCGTATCTCGAGAGGGTAGTGCAACTGGCCAGAGTGATTGCCGACAAACTGGGATATGAGGAGCATCCCTACGACGCACTGTTGGATCTACACGAGGAAGGGCTGACCTCGCGGGATGTGGAGAACATATTCTCCACGCTCGAGCCGGGGATTAGAAGATTGTTGGATAAGATATCGACATCAGGCTGGCCGAAGCATCACCCGCTGGAGGAGGAGCCATACGATCGAAGGAGTATGGAGGAGGCCATCAGAGAGATACTGGCCACTATAGGGTATCCAGAGAGACGTTTTAGAATTGACGTGAGCCCTCACCCGTTCACTATCGGTATAGCGTCCCCGTTCGATGTGAGGATAACAGTGAGGTATCCGCCTAAGGACTTCAAAGAGCCTCTATTCTCCGCTATACACGAGTTCGGCCACGCGCTCTACGAGTTGGGAGTCGACGAGGCCCTCGCGTATACGCCCGTGGGAACCGGCGTATCTTTAGGCGT includes:
- a CDS encoding carboxypeptidase M32, producing the protein MSFPSPTIKEILERYKVIWALNHASSLMGWDREVNMPEEGIGGRSLAAAEIAKLVQKLMLDEEFVKLIDKADGEELTDIERGVVRMLKRDLKFYRKVPPEIVAEFAKVTSEAFVAWRTAKEKADFKVFAPYLERVVQLARVIADKLGYEEHPYDALLDLHEEGLTSRDVENIFSTLEPGIRRLLDKISTSGWPKHHPLEEEPYDRRSMEEAIREILATIGYPERRFRIDVSPHPFTIGIASPFDVRITVRYPPKDFKEPLFSAIHEFGHALYELGVDEALAYTPVGTGVSLGVHESQSRFWENIVGRSRQFVSLISPILRRHLSNLARYSDEDIYYYFNVVRPSLIRTEADEVTYNLHILLRYRIERLMIAGEVKVTDVPSLWNEEMERLLGVRPRNDAEGVLQDIHWSHGSIGYFPTYTLGNVIAAQIKYAMGFLEDAVASGDFAKIKEWLRERIHRWGATYPPKELVRRATGETYNPSYLLKYLENKYR